One Spinacia oleracea cultivar Varoflay chromosome 4, BTI_SOV_V1, whole genome shotgun sequence DNA segment encodes these proteins:
- the LOC110792849 gene encoding uncharacterized protein: protein MEDHYSVLGLVSGEEASKLTEQEISSAYRKKARESHPDKNLNDPDAPAKFQKLRLSYEILKDPRARKEFDDLLRVRREKKVRDKQFDAKRRRMMSDLEERERASFVDPEKKARDEEEEIMRKLAGEIARVKAMFAKSPVFPKDEKKENMGGGGGDGSGVALDRCKVLKVSWEKGFSEYSASRLRELFEEFGDVEDVVIKSSKKKGSAIVVMRSKEDAVAATGVMIGDLSNPLLVLPLQPVNPTPSVRAQAPLERDEALAANVVGAGFQAFEDSILDKVRKAAEKQKLEKKT from the exons ATGGAAGATCACTATTCCGTGCTTGGCTTAGTTTCCGGAGAAGAAGCTTCAAAGCTCACTGAGCAAGAAATCTCCTCAGCTTATCGCAAAAAAGCCAGAGAATCACACCCTGATAAAAACCTAAACGATCCAGATGCTCCCGCCAAGTTCCAGAAACTCCGACTTTCTTACGAGATTCTCAAAGATCCCAGAGCCAGGAAAGAATTCGATGATTTACTCAGGGTTAGGAGGGAGAAAAAGGTCCGGGATAAGCAATTCGACGCGAAACGACGTCGGATGATGTCggatttggaggagagagaaagagcgtcGTTTGTCGACCCCGAGAAAAAGGCCCGGGATGAGGAGGAGGAGATTATGAGGAAATTGGCTGGGGAAATCGCCCGAGTTAAAGCTATGTTTGCCAAAAGTCCCGTATTTCCAAAAGATGAGAAGAAAGAGAATAtgggcggcggtggtggtgatGGTAGTGGAGTTGCGTTGGATAGGTGTAAGGTGTTGAAGGTGAGTTGGGAGAAGGGTTTTTCGGAATACAGTGCGAGTCGATTGAGGGAATTGTTTGAGGAGTTTGGAGATGTTGAGGATGTTGTCATTAAGAGTTCTAAGAAGAAAGGTTCTGCAATTGTTGTAATGAGATCAAAAGAGGATGCT GTTGCTGCCACTGGAGTTATGATTGGTGATTTATCCAATCCATTGCTGGTTTTGCCTCTTCAACCGGTTAATCCGACGCCTTCTGTTAGAGCCCAAGCACCGTTGGAACGAGATGAAGCACTCGCGGCAAATGTTGTTGGGGCTGGATTTCAGGCGTTTGAGGATTCAATTCTTGATAAAGTCAGAAAG GCTGCAGAGAAACAGAAGTTAGAgaagaaaacataa
- the LOC110792847 gene encoding protein EIN6 ENHANCER, protein MEREVVESELVLPTHLNFKKLQMYEKYPKGQPRSRHWKHLKQILQADNFQNYPPDEPNYVNIEAPPSMHPPKRVCDITGYEAPYHDPRTNLRYANAEVYKLIRSLPNEYVQRYLSLRNAAVVLK, encoded by the exons ATGGAGAGAGAAGTAGTGGAGTCAGAGTTAGTATTGCCGACTCACTTGAATTTCAAGAAACTTCAAATGTATGAGAAATACCCAAAGGGTCAACCCAGAAGCAGACACTGGAAACATCTCAAGCAGATTCTTCAAGCTGAtaatttccagaattaccctcCTGATGAACCCAATT ATGTGAATATTGAGGCACCACCTTCAATGCATCCACCCAAGAGAGTTTGTGATATTACAGGATATGAG GCACCCTATCATGATCCGAGGACCAACTTGCGTTATGCCAATGCTGAAGTCTATAAGCTGATCAGGTCACTTCCTAATGAATATGTGCAACGGTATCTGTCTCTTAGAAATGCTGCAGTTGTTCTCAAGTAG